ATGGCACGTCAATTCATCTATCACATGGCTGGGCTGAACAAGTCCTATGGCGCGAAGAAGGTTCTGGAGAACGTTCATCTCTCCTTCTACCCTGATGCCAAGATCGGTATCCTCGGCCCGAACGGCGCCGGTAAGTCGACCGTTCTCAAGATCATGGCCGGCCTCGACAAGGAATATACCGGTGAAGCCTGGCTCGCCGAAGGTGCGACGCTCGGCTATCTCGAGCAGGAGCCGAAGCTCGACGAAAACAAGACCGTCATGCAGAACGTCATGGAAGGCGTGGCGAGCAAGACGGCGATCGTCGACCGCTATAATGAATTGATGATGAACTATTCCGACGAAACGGCGGAAGAGGGCGCAAAGCTTCAGGACATCATCGACAGCCAGAACCTCTGGGACCTCGAAAATCAGGTCGAAATGGCCATGGACGCCCTGCGTTGCCCGCCCGGCGATTCGCCCGTGACCGGCCTTTCCGGTGGTGAGCGCCGCCGCGTGGCCCTGTGCCGCCTGCTGCTGTCGCAGCCGGACCTGCTGCTGCTCGACGAACCGACCAACCATCTGGATGCTGAAACCATCGCCTGGCTGGAAAAGCACCTGCGCGACTATCCCGGCGCCGTGATGATGATCACCCACGACCGCTACTTCCTCGACAACGTTACGGGCTGGATTCTCGAACTCGACCGCGGCCGCGGCATTCCTTACGAGGGCAATTACTCCGCTTACCTGCAGGCGAAAGCCAAGCGCATGCAGCAGGAAGCCCGTGAAGATGCCTCGCGTCAGAAGGCCATCAGCCGTGAACAGGAATGGATCGCCTCCAGTCCCAAGGCCCGCCAGACGAAATCCAAGGCCCGTATCAAGGCCTATGACGAGCTGGTGGAAGCCGCGGAAAACCGTCGTCCCGGCGATGCGCAGATCGTTATCCCGGTTGCTGAGCGTCTCGGGCGTGTGGTCATCGAGGCCGAGAACCTCACCAAATCCTATGGCGACCGCGTGCTGATCGAGAACCTGTCCTTCAAGCTGCCGCCCGGCGGTATTGTCGGCGTCATCGGCCCGAACGGTGCCGGTAAGACGACGCTGTTCAAAATGATCACCGGCCAGGAAAAGCCCGATAGCGGTTCCGTGACTGTCGGTGACACGGTTCAGCTCGGTTACGTCGACCAGAGCCGCGATGCGCTGGCGGGTGACAAGACCGTTTGGGAAGAAATCTCCGGCGGCAACGACATCATCAAGCTCGGCAAGTTCGAAGTGAACTCGCGCGCCTATTGCGGCGCCTTCAACTTCAAGGGCGGCGATCAGCAGCAGAAGGTCGGCAACCTCTCGGGTGGTCAGCGCAACCGCGTTCACCTCGCCAAGATGCTGAAGGCCGGCGGCAACGTGCTCCTGCTCGACGAACCGACCAACGACCTCGATACGGAAACGCTGGCAGCGCTTGAAGAAGCGCTGGAAGCCTTCGCCGGTTGCGCCGTGATCATCAGCCACGACCGCATGTTCCTCGACCGTCTGGCGACGCACATCCTCGCCTTCGAGGGTGACAGCCATGTGGAATGGTTCGAGGGCAACTTCGAAGACTACGAAAAGGACAAGGTCCGCCGCCTCGGCCCGGAGAGCATCAAGCCGGGCCGGGTCAGCTACAAGCGTCTGACGCGCTGATCCTTTACCAAGAGATCCAGGAAGGCCCGCCGCAAAGCGGGCCTTTTTCTTTTCATGAACAGACTTGGTGACGAAGACCGCACTTAGTGCTTGCATCAAACGCAACATCGACATAAAGATATCTTTATATCTTGATTAGAGTGTGAGGCATCGCAGAGTGGCGTTCGGTCTGGACAAATTGGTGGATCTGTTGAAGGCGGCGGGTGAAACGACGCGCTTCCGCCTGCTGGCGCTTCTGGCGGCTGGCGACTTGACCGTCACGGACCTGACCGAGATTCTCGGCCAGTCGCAGCCGCGCATTTCCCGTCACTTGAAGCTTCTCACGGAAGAGGGACTGATCGAGCGGTATCAGGAAGGTGCCTGGGCGTATTTCCGCTTGCGGCAGGATGGCGAGCCTGCAAGTGTCGTCCGCCAGCTGCTTGCGGCGGCGTCCCCTTCAGATGCGGTTCTGCAGCGTGACAGCGAGCGGCTTGCCGCCGTCAAACGGGTGCGGGCGGAGCGGGCGCAGGACTATTTCAGCCGCAACGCGTCGGCCTGGGACGAGTTGCGTCGCCTGCATGTCAGCGACGAGGCCGTGGAAGGCGCGCTTCTGAAGCTGGTGGGAACGACACCGGTTGATTCCCTCCTTGATCTGGGTACCGGCACGGGCCGTATCCTGCAGCTGCTGAGCGGCATCTATCGCCGCGCGATCGGTGTGGATGCCAGCCGCGACATGCTGTCGGTGGCGCGCGCCAATCTTGACAAGGCGGGCGTCGTCAACGCTTCCGTGCGCCACGGTGATATTCTGAACCTGCCGCTGGAAGGACAGGATTTCGATTTGATCGTCATCCATCAGGTACTGCATTTCCTCGACCAGCCGGAAATCGCTCTGTCTGAGGCCGCGCGCATGCTGCGCCCCGGCGGGCGACTGATCGTCATCGATCTTGCGCCGCATTCCTTCGAATATCTGCGTGATGAGCACGCGCATGTGCGGCTCGGTTTCTCACACCCGCTGATGGAAGAGTGGATGAAGAAGGCCGGGCTGTCTCTGGAGCGCGCCGTCGATCTTCATTCTGAAAAGGCGTCGGACGAAGCTCTGGACGTTACGATCTGGGTTGCCCGCGACCAGCGGCTGCTGATGGCAGACGATGTGGCGCAAGAGGCGGTTTTACTTCGCTCCGGGAGGGCATGACATGTTGAGATCGGAAAACACGCGCCACAATGGCAATATCCGACTGTCTTTCGAGTTTTTCCCGCCGAAGAACGCCGAGATGGAAACCCAGCTTTGGGAGACGGTCGACGAGCTGAAGAAGTGGAACCCGGATTTCGTCTCCGTCACCTACGGGGCTGGCGGTTCCACCAAGGCGCCGACGCTGGACGCAGTGCGCCGCATGATCGGCGACAGCCATCTGCCGACGGCCGCGCATCTGACCTGCGTCGATGCCAGCCGCGACGAAGTGCATCAGGTCGTCGAGGAGTTTCGCAACGCCGGCGTGCGTCATTTCGTGGCGCTGCGTGGTGATCCCTCGACCGGCATCGGCACGGCCTATCAGCCGCATCCGCAAGGCTACGAGAACGCTGCCGCGCTGGTCAGGGGCCTCAAGGACCTCGGCGACTTCGAAATTTCCGTCTCCGCCTATCCGGAAAAGCACCCGGAAAGCGAAAGTGACGCCGTCGATATCGATATGCTGAAGCGGAAGGCTGATAACGGTGCGACACGGGCGCTGACGCAGTTCTTCTTCGATAATGACGTCTTCGAGCGTTATCTGGAGCGCGTGACGGCGGCAGGCATCACCATTCCTGTTGTGCCCGGCATCATGCCGATCCAGAATCTGACGCAGCTCAAGCGTTTCGCAGGTCGCTGCGGTACCAGCATCCCCGCCTTTCTGGATGAGCGTTTCGAAGGTTACGACGAGGATATCGACGGCCGTGCCCGTGTCGCGGCAGAGGTTGCCGCCGAGCAGATCGCCGACCTTCAGCGGCGCGGCGTCAGCGAGTTTCACCTCTACACCATGAACCGCGCGCCACTGGTCAACGCTGTGCTGGAAAATCTGGGGCTGGAGCGTCTGCGCCGTAGCGCGGCCTGATGTGACGCCCGACGGTAGCCGAATACAAAAAAGCGCAGGTCCCAAGGGATCTGCGCTTTTTAAATTCGTGTCATCTACGGTTCTTTACTGCGTTTGGTCTTCACGTTTCGTCAGATGAAAAGCATCATCGCCACGAACAAAAACGCCAAACCGACTGCCAAGGCATTGAGAGATTTTGTAAGTCCCATGGGTGCCTCCTCTTGTTGACAGGTTCGATAATATGACCGTTTTGTGGCGGTTGAAAAGCGCTTTCTGTGATGCGCTGCAGCACGGTTTGCCACGCCGTGAAAAAGCGTTTTCGGTAATTTATTGAAAATAAACGATTATTAATCAATCACGCAGTGCTTCAGAGGTTTAAAAAAAGTAAATGACCGGGGTGTTATCCCCAGTCATCCAGTCGAGATTAGCGATTTCCGCCTTGATTCCGGCCGACAGATTAAAGGCCGGAGGGCGCCATTAATACTTGTTAAAGCGCCTGCAGAAGCGCTGCCGTTGGCCAGCCGTCCGCCGGCATGCCCAGGCGCTGCTGCTCCTTCTGGATCGCGACGCGGGTGCCGGAACCGAGAATGCCATCCACCTTGCCGACATTGTGGCCACGGGCTTCGAGCTTGGTCTGAAGCTGCTTCATGGTGGCGTCATCGAAGCCGGGATCGGGGTTGCCCTTGTCATAGACCGGGCCGCCCATCAGGCGGGTGGCGAAATAGGCGGCCGAGGTCGTGTAGATGAACGACTGGTTCCATTCCAGATAGATGTTGAAGTTCGGATAGGTCAGGAAGGTCGGTCCCTTGCGGCCCTGCGGCATGATGAGGGCGGCGGGGAGGGTTGCGAAGGTCTTGTTGCCATCGCGTGGGGTGACACCTAGCGCAAACCATTCGCCAGCGGTCAGCGGGCCGCCGAGGCCGGATTTTTCCCAGGGCAGGTTTTCCGGCAGGGAAACTTCCTGAATCCAGGGTTCGCCCTTCTTGAAACCGAGATGCTGGATGAATTTCGCTGCGGTCAGGATGGCGTCGGGCGCACTGCTCTTGACGTTGATATGACCGTCGCCATCACCATCGACACCGAAAGCGATGATGTCCTTTGGCAGCATCTGGACCTGGCCGATTTCACCGGCCCATGCGCCCGTATTGGTGGCGGGATCTAGATCACCATGCTGAACCATTTCGATCAGCGCCAGCAGTTGCGGACGGAAGAGCTCCGGGCGGCGGCAATCATGCGACAGGGTTACCAGCGCGTTGCGGGTGTTGAAATCGCCCTGAACGGCGCCAAAGTCGGTCTCCATGGCCCAGAAGGCGGCAATGACGCCAGCGGGCACGCCAAACTCATTTTCGGCGCGGGCGAAGGTGGAGGAGAGCTCCTGCAGTTTCTTGCGGCCAATATCAAGGCGCGCCTGACTGACGGTGCGCTGTGAGAATTCGAGGAAGGTCTGGCGGAAAACACCCTGTGCGCGGTCACGCGAGAGCACCTTCTGGTCGATCTGCGCGCCAGCCAACGCCTTCTGGATGGCGTCTGCCGGAATGCCCTTGGCCAGCGCGTCGGCCTTGACGCCTTCAAGGAACGTGCCGAGATCACCACCACAGGCGACCTGCTTGGGATCGTCAGGCGAGGCAACCGGTGGCGTGGCGAGGGCTGCACTGGAAGACAAAAGAGACAGAGCGGCGGCAAAAATGATGCTGCGCGACCGGAACGTGGGCATGGGAATTTCCTCGATAGGTTGTTAGCCCGCTTTACCCATATGTTTGCGACAAAAAAACGGATCGGGCGATCTGACGTGGTTGAACAACGCCGAATTTTAGAAAGTGTTGCTTCTTGGCCGTTCTATTTGGCCGAAGCGATCCATTTCCGCCAGTTTTTCTCGCTTCCGGCAAAGACGTTGATGTCGGTGGGACCGTTCACCCCGGGCACGACGCCGGTGGCGGTGTATTGCCAGAAAGCCCATTTGCGGTCTTCGTAAATCTTGGCCGGATGGGCTGCGACGGAACGCACCCAAAAATGGTAGTCATTGAACTGGCCGACGAGATTGTCGCGGTGGAAATCAACAGAGGTATAGATGATCGGGCGTTTGCCGTAATGCGCCTCGATGCGGTCGAGGAAGCGCTTCATCTCGGCGCGGACGATGCCGGGGGCAGGGCGCGTCTTGCAGGTGGGCGAGGAGGGGTTCCATTCCACATCCAGAACCGGCGGCAATGTAACCGCGTCCTTCGGCACGTTTCTGATGAACCAGTCGGCCTGAGCGTCAGCGGTCGAGCAGAAATAATAGAAATGGTATGGCGCGTGCAGGATATTGGCGGCTGCCGCACTGCGCCAATGGTCGCCGAATTTCGGATCGATGCGATCCGATCCTTCGGTCGCCTTGATGAAGACGAAGGAAACGCCTGATTTGCGAACGGTTTGCCAGTCGACATCGCCATTCCACTTGGAGA
This genomic interval from Agrobacterium tumefaciens contains the following:
- the ettA gene encoding energy-dependent translational throttle protein EttA, with product MARQFIYHMAGLNKSYGAKKVLENVHLSFYPDAKIGILGPNGAGKSTVLKIMAGLDKEYTGEAWLAEGATLGYLEQEPKLDENKTVMQNVMEGVASKTAIVDRYNELMMNYSDETAEEGAKLQDIIDSQNLWDLENQVEMAMDALRCPPGDSPVTGLSGGERRRVALCRLLLSQPDLLLLDEPTNHLDAETIAWLEKHLRDYPGAVMMITHDRYFLDNVTGWILELDRGRGIPYEGNYSAYLQAKAKRMQQEAREDASRQKAISREQEWIASSPKARQTKSKARIKAYDELVEAAENRRPGDAQIVIPVAERLGRVVIEAENLTKSYGDRVLIENLSFKLPPGGIVGVIGPNGAGKTTLFKMITGQEKPDSGSVTVGDTVQLGYVDQSRDALAGDKTVWEEISGGNDIIKLGKFEVNSRAYCGAFNFKGGDQQQKVGNLSGGQRNRVHLAKMLKAGGNVLLLDEPTNDLDTETLAALEEALEAFAGCAVIISHDRMFLDRLATHILAFEGDSHVEWFEGNFEDYEKDKVRRLGPESIKPGRVSYKRLTR
- a CDS encoding ArsR/SmtB family transcription factor, producing MAFGLDKLVDLLKAAGETTRFRLLALLAAGDLTVTDLTEILGQSQPRISRHLKLLTEEGLIERYQEGAWAYFRLRQDGEPASVVRQLLAAASPSDAVLQRDSERLAAVKRVRAERAQDYFSRNASAWDELRRLHVSDEAVEGALLKLVGTTPVDSLLDLGTGTGRILQLLSGIYRRAIGVDASRDMLSVARANLDKAGVVNASVRHGDILNLPLEGQDFDLIVIHQVLHFLDQPEIALSEAARMLRPGGRLIVIDLAPHSFEYLRDEHAHVRLGFSHPLMEEWMKKAGLSLERAVDLHSEKASDEALDVTIWVARDQRLLMADDVAQEAVLLRSGRA
- the metF gene encoding methylenetetrahydrofolate reductase [NAD(P)H]; this encodes MLRSENTRHNGNIRLSFEFFPPKNAEMETQLWETVDELKKWNPDFVSVTYGAGGSTKAPTLDAVRRMIGDSHLPTAAHLTCVDASRDEVHQVVEEFRNAGVRHFVALRGDPSTGIGTAYQPHPQGYENAAALVRGLKDLGDFEISVSAYPEKHPESESDAVDIDMLKRKADNGATRALTQFFFDNDVFERYLERVTAAGITIPVVPGIMPIQNLTQLKRFAGRCGTSIPAFLDERFEGYDEDIDGRARVAAEVAAEQIADLQRRGVSEFHLYTMNRAPLVNAVLENLGLERLRRSAA
- a CDS encoding lytic murein transglycosylase, translated to MPTFRSRSIIFAAALSLLSSSAALATPPVASPDDPKQVACGGDLGTFLEGVKADALAKGIPADAIQKALAGAQIDQKVLSRDRAQGVFRQTFLEFSQRTVSQARLDIGRKKLQELSSTFARAENEFGVPAGVIAAFWAMETDFGAVQGDFNTRNALVTLSHDCRRPELFRPQLLALIEMVQHGDLDPATNTGAWAGEIGQVQMLPKDIIAFGVDGDGDGHINVKSSAPDAILTAAKFIQHLGFKKGEPWIQEVSLPENLPWEKSGLGGPLTAGEWFALGVTPRDGNKTFATLPAALIMPQGRKGPTFLTYPNFNIYLEWNQSFIYTTSAAYFATRLMGGPVYDKGNPDPGFDDATMKQLQTKLEARGHNVGKVDGILGSGTRVAIQKEQQRLGMPADGWPTAALLQAL
- a CDS encoding glycoside hydrolase family 25 protein, producing MRLRLSALLTALLLIGGCTSTSYDLLETASVSKPKFSDTDPQDFGVNNPHRHEVHGIDVSKWNGDVDWQTVRKSGVSFVFIKATEGSDRIDPKFGDHWRSAAAANILHAPYHFYYFCSTADAQADWFIRNVPKDAVTLPPVLDVEWNPSSPTCKTRPAPGIVRAEMKRFLDRIEAHYGKRPIIYTSVDFHRDNLVGQFNDYHFWVRSVAAHPAKIYEDRKWAFWQYTATGVVPGVNGPTDINVFAGSEKNWRKWIASAK